A genomic window from Leptospira brenneri includes:
- a CDS encoding ATP-binding protein has translation MKTSFSIFAAFFCIGDLTILSDSLFLENQILNQTQSISTYLIFLSFALLYFGLQFPTFFRNFPRLVVICSFVLGMGIMLLFVDIGLPSEVYPQANLILLKYYYNIYFLLTAIAFSYLVIAKLRYNFPAIQKFMEYIYLATFLTCIFFIFLCFSPNFIPLTTKYFLHFFLFINLLFLSCFVVFLFHYSFTEDYLTHPFSFIFERSNKIFEDQILATRSHSRLIKEKLWGLYEKRNWKNIMDSFWFQILVDETLDNALEHGGKREDDIITVHVFESRKYIDVYVIDSGKGFNPRLIPSPIESDRKLVTSGRGIHILKKLFVVRWNFLGNEVSIRVDKTKSSDWKSIT, from the coding sequence ATGAAAACAAGTTTTTCTATCTTCGCAGCTTTTTTCTGTATCGGAGATTTGACAATACTCAGTGATAGTTTGTTCTTAGAAAATCAAATCTTAAACCAAACACAATCCATCTCCACCTATTTAATTTTTTTATCGTTTGCTCTTTTATACTTTGGATTACAGTTCCCAACTTTCTTTCGTAATTTTCCGCGCCTGGTTGTTATTTGTTCCTTTGTTTTGGGAATGGGGATCATGTTACTTTTTGTAGACATAGGTTTACCTAGTGAAGTTTATCCACAGGCTAATCTTATTTTATTAAAGTATTACTATAACATCTACTTTCTGTTAACTGCAATTGCATTTTCTTATTTGGTGATTGCTAAACTTCGTTACAATTTCCCCGCTATCCAAAAATTTATGGAATATATTTATTTGGCGACATTTCTCACTTGTATCTTTTTTATTTTTCTTTGTTTTTCCCCAAATTTCATACCTTTGACAACAAAGTATTTTTTGCATTTTTTTCTATTTATCAATTTGCTTTTTCTTTCCTGTTTTGTTGTTTTTTTGTTCCATTATTCTTTTACGGAAGATTATTTAACACATCCATTTTCTTTTATCTTTGAAAGATCAAATAAGATTTTTGAAGACCAAATCCTGGCCACAAGATCTCACTCAAGACTGATTAAAGAAAAACTTTGGGGGTTGTATGAAAAAAGAAACTGGAAAAACATTATGGATAGTTTCTGGTTTCAAATTCTTGTGGATGAAACTTTGGATAATGCACTAGAACATGGAGGGAAAAGAGAAGATGACATCATCACAGTTCATGTATTTGAGTCAAGGAAATACATTGATGTTTATGTAATTGATAGTGGAAAAGGTTTTAATCCGAGACTTATCCCAAGTCCTATTGAGTCGGACCGGAAGTTAGTCACAAGCGGGCGAGGAATTCATATTCTGAAAAAGTTGTTTGTAGTTCGATGGAATTTTCTTGGAAACGAAGTGAGTATTCGTGTGGATAAAACAAAGAGTTCTGATTGGAAATCTATAACCTAA
- a CDS encoding adenine phosphoribosyltransferase — MSIVKSKIRTIPDYPKPGILFRDITSLLIDPEGFQLTIGMFVERYQNAKLNKIAAIDARGFIPGAALAFQLGVGFVPIRKKGKLPGTTISESYALEYGVDHVEIHTDAINPGERVLIMDDLIATGGTLEASIKLVQNLKGVVHECATIINLPDLGGAKRIKDTYGVDVFSICEFEGH; from the coding sequence ATGTCCATTGTGAAATCTAAGATTCGAACCATTCCCGATTACCCGAAACCAGGGATTCTCTTTCGCGATATTACTTCCCTTCTCATCGACCCAGAAGGATTCCAACTCACGATTGGAATGTTTGTAGAACGATACCAAAATGCTAAATTAAATAAAATTGCCGCTATTGATGCCAGAGGTTTTATTCCTGGAGCCGCTCTTGCTTTCCAACTTGGAGTGGGATTTGTTCCGATCCGTAAAAAAGGCAAACTTCCTGGAACCACTATCTCTGAATCCTATGCTTTGGAATATGGTGTGGATCATGTAGAAATCCATACGGATGCCATTAACCCTGGAGAACGAGTCCTGATTATGGACGATTTGATTGCCACTGGGGGAACTCTAGAAGCTTCGATCAAACTAGTTCAAAATTTAAAAGGTGTAGTTCATGAATGTGCAACCATCATCAACTTACCAGATTTAGGTGGAGCAAAACGAATTAAAGATACTTATGGAGTTGATGTATTTTCCATTTGTGAATTCGAAGGACATTAA
- the htpX gene encoding protease HtpX, translated as MTWIKRIGFFLLTNILIMTTISIVTTLLGSMGFSIRAYGLDLTRLIVFCLMWGMAGSFISLLLSKMMAKWTMGVKVIDPKKASAPEMDVYRRVQSLAQRAHLPMPEVGIYESPEVNAFATGPSKSSALVAVSTGLLNRMNAQELEGVLAHELSHVANGDMVTLTLIQGVVNSFAMFISRIIAYVASNAVKEEMAHIVRIVVTIVLDIAFSILGSMAVAYFSRQREFRADAGGAKLAGRESMISALESLRQMVEMPEDPRGEALASFKISSNKGGFLSLFATHPALEERILALKQMR; from the coding sequence ATGACTTGGATCAAACGAATCGGTTTTTTCCTGTTAACCAATATTTTGATTATGACTACCATCTCCATCGTGACCACACTACTTGGTTCGATGGGATTTAGCATCCGTGCCTATGGTTTGGATCTAACGCGACTCATTGTATTCTGTTTAATGTGGGGTATGGCGGGATCTTTCATTTCGCTTTTACTTTCTAAAATGATGGCAAAGTGGACGATGGGTGTAAAAGTCATCGACCCGAAAAAAGCTTCCGCTCCAGAGATGGATGTGTATCGCCGAGTGCAATCACTCGCACAACGAGCTCATCTTCCTATGCCAGAAGTTGGGATTTACGAATCTCCTGAAGTGAATGCTTTCGCAACAGGTCCAAGTAAATCCAGTGCCCTTGTTGCTGTATCTACGGGATTACTAAACCGTATGAATGCACAAGAGTTAGAAGGTGTACTTGCCCACGAATTGTCACACGTTGCCAATGGTGATATGGTAACCCTCACTCTCATCCAAGGTGTTGTGAACTCATTTGCTATGTTCATTTCTCGTATCATTGCTTATGTGGCATCAAATGCAGTAAAAGAAGAAATGGCACATATCGTACGAATTGTTGTCACTATCGTTCTTGACATCGCGTTTTCGATTCTTGGTTCCATGGCAGTGGCTTATTTCTCTCGCCAAAGAGAGTTCCGTGCGGATGCCGGTGGGGCTAAACTTGCGGGAAGAGAATCTATGATTTCTGCTTTGGAATCACTCAGACAAATGGTAGAGATGCCAGAAGATCCGAGAGGAGAAGCTCTTGCTTCCTTTAAGATCTCTTCTAACAAAGGTGGTTTTCTTTCTCTATTTGCAACCCACCCTGCCTTAGAAGAAAGAATTTTAGCTCTCAAACAAATGAGATAA
- a CDS encoding permease, translating to MNFFTITRGDLDGFFGLMVDNLIQLLVLSALCIGVCGFPLAFVTSVVLPGAAVSLLVGNVFYAWQAWKLGQRTHRTDVTAIPYGINTVSLFAFVFFVMFPTYQATGDYVAAWKAGLLVSFVSGCIEVIGSFVAAKIRKYTPRAALLSALAGIAITFISMDFLLRTFERPIIAFIPLGVILLQYFGKVRFPFGIPGGLLSVILGILLSYLSSFWGDPIYQPGAIENGLTTLGIYFPQLSISPLLETLTYANIKAYFSIILPMGVFNVIGSLQNIESAEASGDSFDTKTSLLVNGLGTLAGTAFGSPFPTTIYIGHPGWKALGAKHSYSVLSGIFMTIVSLFGLMGLIQALIPVEAGMAIVLWIGIVITSQAFQAIPRHHSPAVVVGLLPAFAGWAVLIIQNVFIFLDGKLQATLQEIGAKQSIHFSLADLPPHLPFLPYALSGVLALSQGFLITSMVWSAMVVFILEREWIRAAIWALIAAVLSLVGWIHAYELQGNAILNRFTEIASFDFPIAYFSLATLFLLIQLLNNSKENQDTLGH from the coding sequence ATGAATTTTTTTACCATCACCCGGGGTGATCTCGACGGTTTTTTTGGTCTCATGGTAGACAACCTAATCCAACTTTTGGTTCTTTCTGCTCTTTGTATTGGAGTTTGTGGTTTTCCTTTAGCATTTGTTACTTCAGTTGTTTTGCCTGGTGCAGCTGTGTCCTTACTCGTTGGAAATGTTTTTTATGCATGGCAAGCATGGAAATTAGGACAACGCACTCACAGAACAGATGTTACCGCAATTCCTTATGGAATCAATACAGTATCTTTATTTGCTTTTGTATTTTTTGTCATGTTTCCCACTTATCAAGCCACGGGAGACTATGTAGCCGCATGGAAAGCTGGACTACTTGTATCTTTTGTTTCTGGATGTATTGAAGTCATTGGGTCTTTTGTGGCTGCAAAAATTCGAAAGTATACACCAAGAGCTGCCCTCCTCTCTGCTTTGGCAGGAATTGCCATCACCTTTATTTCAATGGATTTTTTACTTCGAACTTTTGAAAGACCAATCATCGCCTTTATTCCGCTAGGTGTGATTCTTTTGCAATACTTTGGAAAGGTTCGTTTCCCCTTTGGAATTCCGGGAGGACTCCTTTCGGTAATACTTGGGATTTTATTATCTTATCTGTCTTCGTTTTGGGGAGATCCCATTTACCAACCAGGTGCCATCGAAAATGGACTTACAACTCTTGGAATCTATTTCCCACAATTATCCATCAGTCCATTGTTAGAAACTCTTACCTATGCGAATATCAAAGCGTATTTTTCCATCATTCTTCCTATGGGAGTTTTTAATGTAATTGGATCCCTCCAAAACATTGAATCAGCAGAAGCGTCAGGAGATAGTTTTGATACAAAAACTTCACTTCTTGTGAATGGACTAGGTACCCTTGCCGGCACTGCCTTTGGTTCTCCTTTCCCTACTACCATCTACATTGGTCATCCAGGTTGGAAGGCACTCGGAGCTAAACATAGTTATTCGGTGTTATCGGGAATTTTTATGACCATCGTGAGTTTGTTTGGACTTATGGGTCTTATCCAGGCTTTGATTCCTGTGGAAGCAGGTATGGCTATTGTACTTTGGATTGGGATTGTGATCACAAGCCAAGCTTTCCAAGCCATTCCGAGGCACCATTCTCCTGCGGTTGTTGTGGGACTTTTGCCGGCGTTTGCTGGATGGGCTGTGCTCATCATTCAAAATGTATTTATCTTTTTAGATGGAAAACTTCAGGCCACCTTACAAGAGATAGGTGCTAAACAAAGTATCCATTTTTCTTTAGCAGACCTTCCCCCTCATTTACCTTTCCTTCCCTATGCACTCTCTGGTGTATTAGCTTTGTCACAAGGATTTCTCATCACTTCGATGGTATGGTCAGCGATGGTCGTTTTCATTTTAGAAAGAGAATGGATACGGGCTGCCATCTGGGCTCTAATCGCTGCTGTCCTTTCTTTAGTCGGTTGGATTCATGCGTATGAATTACAAGGGAATGCCATTCTCAACAGATTTACGGAGATTGCGAGTTTTGATTTCCCGATTGCTTATTTTTCTTTGGCAACTTTGTTTTTATTGATACAGCTTCTCAATAACTCAAAAGAAAATCAGGATACATTAGGGCATTAA
- a CDS encoding ClpXP protease specificity-enhancing factor SspB, with product MSQNLTQEEITTLREFKRDLFNLYWERFGVFYIHVMPHPKLEIGKRGLLNAEKESGIVLVFGDKAVKVLDSKPDYLFAELQFGSAWEPTMIPWDAVFRIYDKFQNSATQLRFLQVETVPSAEETTPKPKVTKPEVTGDGNVIRVDFGGKRNE from the coding sequence ATGAGTCAAAACCTCACGCAGGAAGAAATCACAACATTACGTGAGTTTAAAAGAGATTTATTTAATCTCTATTGGGAACGGTTTGGGGTATTTTACATTCATGTGATGCCACATCCAAAACTGGAAATAGGAAAACGTGGATTACTCAACGCAGAAAAAGAATCCGGCATCGTACTTGTGTTTGGTGATAAAGCCGTAAAAGTTTTAGACAGTAAACCAGACTATTTGTTTGCAGAACTTCAATTTGGTTCTGCTTGGGAACCAACAATGATTCCTTGGGATGCTGTATTTCGTATTTACGATAAGTTTCAAAACTCGGCGACCCAACTTAGGTTCCTGCAAGTAGAAACAGTTCCTAGTGCAGAAGAAACCACTCCAAAACCTAAAGTCACAAAACCAGAGGTCACAGGAGATGGAAACGTGATTCGAGTTGATTTTGGAGGGAAACGGAACGAATGA
- a CDS encoding polysaccharide biosynthesis protein encodes MKSIPRRYWVLPVDILFMFLSYFLAHLVRFENIRFLDNYPDFWVCATIVVVSRSVVFLFSGIYRSLWSYASLHDLLSIIKATVLSSLVSTLALLFYNRFYQLSRMVPILDTLILLGFLCLRSLSWRMLREQIFSSDKSKGGIPVLLVGAGKLGSSFLTEIRRSENLDYQPIGFLDDNLSKKGGYIQGIPILGATDEIGKILTQFGVKKVIMTVPQPDGRVVSKLMKECESAGVDFKILPTFGEYLSGKPNITQLREVQVEDLLGRPTVDLEIESIRSYLEKKVILVTGAGGSIGSEICRQVALFKPSVLVILDAAETPLYEIDYELRKTFSDLNIDIRPVIADVKNLSRISAIFEEHRPSVVFHSAAYKHVPMMEINPSEAVLNNVMGTKNVADVCRLIGVERFVLISTDKAVNPVNVMGASKRAAEIYLQHISQNSRTKFITVRFGNVLGSNGSVIPRFREQIKRGGPVTVTHPEVIRYFMTIPEATQLVLQAGSMGEHGEIFLLDMGEPVRILSLAEEMIRLSGYTPHKDIAIEFSGLRPGEKLYEELLLNQEGIKKTHHPKIRIAAPLENYNLLLFQNKLNRLFSLAKANKNRELFAAFKDIIPEYKIHDEYIEWETSHGKRNL; translated from the coding sequence ATGAAATCGATACCGAGACGGTACTGGGTTTTACCAGTCGACATACTCTTTATGTTTTTGTCGTATTTTCTCGCACATCTTGTGCGATTTGAAAATATACGATTTTTAGATAATTATCCCGACTTTTGGGTCTGCGCGACGATCGTCGTTGTCTCGCGAAGTGTGGTGTTTCTATTTTCGGGGATCTACAGATCACTTTGGTCCTATGCGTCTTTGCATGACCTACTTTCGATCATCAAAGCCACTGTCCTATCTTCTCTTGTTTCTACTTTGGCTCTTCTTTTTTACAATCGGTTTTACCAACTCTCTCGGATGGTGCCGATTCTTGATACTCTCATCTTACTTGGGTTTTTGTGTTTACGAAGTTTGAGTTGGAGGATGTTACGCGAACAAATTTTTAGTTCGGATAAATCTAAGGGAGGAATCCCCGTCCTACTTGTCGGTGCTGGAAAACTCGGAAGTTCCTTTTTAACAGAGATTAGGCGAAGTGAAAATTTAGATTACCAACCCATCGGATTTTTGGACGACAACCTATCCAAAAAAGGTGGGTACATCCAAGGAATTCCTATCCTTGGAGCCACTGACGAAATTGGAAAAATTTTAACTCAGTTTGGAGTCAAAAAAGTCATCATGACTGTACCTCAACCTGATGGTCGGGTGGTGAGTAAACTCATGAAAGAATGTGAAAGTGCAGGAGTGGATTTCAAAATCCTCCCCACTTTTGGAGAATATCTTTCTGGAAAACCAAATATCACACAGCTTCGCGAAGTACAAGTAGAAGACCTTTTAGGAAGACCTACTGTTGATTTAGAAATCGAATCCATTCGTTCTTACTTAGAAAAAAAAGTAATCCTTGTGACAGGAGCTGGTGGTTCCATTGGTTCTGAAATTTGTAGACAAGTTGCCCTTTTCAAACCAAGTGTACTTGTCATTCTAGATGCCGCAGAAACTCCGTTATACGAGATTGACTATGAACTCAGAAAAACATTTTCGGATTTAAATATAGACATTCGTCCTGTCATTGCCGATGTCAAAAACCTATCTCGAATTTCTGCAATTTTTGAAGAACACCGCCCTTCTGTGGTTTTCCATTCTGCCGCATACAAACATGTTCCGATGATGGAAATCAATCCTTCCGAAGCCGTGCTCAATAATGTGATGGGCACAAAAAATGTAGCAGATGTTTGCCGTTTAATTGGAGTGGAACGTTTTGTACTCATCTCTACTGACAAAGCAGTGAATCCAGTCAATGTGATGGGAGCTTCCAAAAGAGCGGCAGAGATTTACTTACAACATATTTCTCAAAACTCTAGAACCAAATTCATTACTGTAAGATTCGGGAACGTACTCGGTTCCAATGGAAGTGTGATCCCACGTTTTCGCGAACAGATCAAAAGAGGTGGCCCTGTCACTGTCACCCATCCTGAAGTCATTCGTTACTTTATGACCATTCCAGAAGCCACACAACTCGTGTTACAAGCTGGAAGTATGGGTGAACATGGAGAAATTTTTCTTTTAGATATGGGAGAACCAGTAAGGATCCTTTCTCTTGCAGAAGAGATGATTCGTCTTTCTGGATACACTCCTCACAAAGACATTGCCATTGAATTTTCTGGCCTTCGCCCTGGTGAAAAACTATATGAAGAACTTCTTTTAAACCAAGAAGGAATCAAAAAAACGCACCACCCAAAAATTCGAATTGCAGCTCCATTGGAAAACTACAACCTTCTCCTCTTCCAAAATAAACTGAATCGGTTGTTTTCCCTTGCTAAGGCAAATAAAAATAGAGAGTTGTTCGCTGCCTTTAAAGATATCATTCCCGAATACAAAATCCACGATGAATATATTGAGTGGGAAACATCGCACGGTAAAAGGAATTTATGA
- the hrpB gene encoding ATP-dependent helicase HrpB produces the protein MLPPKDQLPILTALQSIVDSIQTNPVTILDAPPGTGKTTALPQELLKAGVSFGKKICILEPRRIAAKNAAKRISQTLSEEVGKTVGYRVRFDSKISKDTKIEFVTDGILTKILLTDPELKEYGLIIFDEFHERRMDSDLCFALARRSQEVFRNDLKLLIMSATLEGQNFESIGIQSKPIRVSANTYPLEIFHMGESSKNTNQRLLDLVPKAVEQTEGDILVFLSGKKEIYDLKNGLESIPEIKSNAVVLGLYGDMDLKDQEQIFLPEPKNKKKIILSTNIAESSVTIPGVRVVFDTGYHKHVLFDSDSGISHLIKDRISLSSAKQRAGRAAREGKGFVYRLWSKEEENSFLDRTKPEILEGDIDRLVLELKSWGEEIDQLPFLDPPNKGSVIKSINRLQLLACLDKNQNLTDLGKECLRYPLPIRLGKILSILPKEKESYIADIVSLVGKESSGTEAKTFPEEMQSKDFSYDLRAVYDQILRIYREKSDFSSISGKDRLYYLISGFPDRIAKNKGSNGKDFKLSNGKLGILNTTSIQIPEYILVFDTVSFGQDLFITRFLPISENQIEKTLPNLIQTKVVSEKRTTQRGETFLVVKEDRLLGELVLDSKETSHPNPTHLTLALEEYISKSSLEEEWKKDSEFSKFYNRVRFLERHGVLDVKTDPNDLKQNSKEWLFPFVNFDSGKISLDKLPYLEAFKAYVGYDKLNLIDSFAPVSIQVPSGSLIPLHYDGAEPELHVKLQELFGLKSLPKLANGKVSILVHLLSPARRPVQITKDLESFWNQGYHEVKKELKGRYPKHPWPDKPWEAVPTKQLNHNKRS, from the coding sequence GTGTTACCTCCCAAAGACCAACTGCCGATACTCACCGCCTTACAATCCATTGTCGATTCCATCCAAACAAATCCAGTGACAATTTTGGATGCACCTCCAGGGACAGGGAAAACAACGGCACTCCCACAAGAACTACTCAAAGCGGGAGTTTCCTTTGGCAAAAAAATTTGTATTTTAGAACCAAGACGGATTGCTGCTAAAAACGCTGCCAAACGAATCAGCCAAACCTTATCAGAAGAAGTTGGAAAAACTGTTGGGTATCGTGTCCGCTTCGATTCAAAAATCAGCAAAGATACAAAAATCGAATTTGTGACCGATGGAATTTTAACGAAGATCCTTCTCACAGATCCAGAATTAAAAGAATATGGCTTAATCATTTTTGACGAATTTCATGAAAGAAGAATGGATTCTGATCTTTGTTTTGCCTTGGCCAGACGGTCTCAAGAAGTCTTTCGAAACGATCTAAAACTACTCATCATGTCTGCAACTTTAGAAGGACAAAATTTTGAGTCGATAGGGATCCAATCAAAACCAATTAGAGTGAGTGCAAACACATATCCTTTGGAAATATTCCACATGGGAGAATCTAGTAAAAATACAAACCAAAGATTACTGGATCTCGTTCCCAAAGCCGTAGAACAGACAGAAGGTGATATCCTTGTTTTCTTATCTGGCAAAAAAGAAATTTATGATTTAAAAAATGGATTAGAGTCCATTCCCGAGATCAAATCAAATGCCGTAGTACTTGGGCTCTACGGAGATATGGATTTGAAAGACCAAGAACAAATTTTTTTACCAGAACCAAAAAATAAAAAAAAGATCATCCTTTCCACAAATATCGCAGAGTCTTCCGTAACCATCCCTGGGGTTCGAGTGGTTTTTGACACAGGTTATCATAAACATGTTTTATTTGATTCGGATTCAGGAATATCCCATCTCATAAAAGATCGAATTAGTCTCAGTAGCGCCAAACAACGAGCAGGTCGTGCAGCTCGGGAAGGAAAAGGATTTGTTTACCGTCTTTGGTCAAAAGAAGAAGAAAATTCTTTTTTGGATAGAACCAAACCAGAAATTTTGGAAGGTGATATAGATCGTTTGGTTTTGGAACTGAAATCTTGGGGGGAAGAAATCGACCAATTGCCCTTTTTGGACCCACCAAATAAAGGTTCGGTGATAAAAAGTATAAATCGATTGCAACTCTTAGCGTGTTTAGATAAAAATCAAAATCTTACCGACTTAGGAAAAGAATGTTTGAGATATCCCCTCCCCATTCGATTGGGAAAAATCCTTTCCATTCTTCCAAAAGAAAAAGAAAGTTACATTGCCGACATTGTTTCGTTAGTGGGAAAAGAAAGTTCTGGAACAGAAGCCAAAACCTTCCCCGAAGAAATGCAATCAAAAGATTTTTCTTATGATCTAAGAGCTGTGTACGACCAAATTTTGCGTATTTACAGGGAAAAATCGGATTTTTCATCGATTTCTGGTAAAGACCGATTGTATTATTTAATCTCTGGTTTTCCTGATAGAATTGCAAAAAACAAAGGTTCCAACGGAAAAGACTTCAAACTTTCGAATGGAAAATTAGGAATTCTGAATACAACGTCGATCCAAATTCCAGAATACATCCTTGTATTCGATACAGTTTCTTTTGGACAGGATCTTTTTATCACTCGCTTCCTTCCCATTTCAGAAAATCAAATTGAAAAAACCTTACCTAATCTCATCCAAACGAAAGTCGTTTCAGAAAAACGAACTACCCAAAGAGGGGAAACGTTTCTAGTTGTAAAAGAAGACAGACTCCTCGGTGAACTTGTTTTGGATTCCAAAGAAACGAGTCATCCCAATCCAACACATCTCACATTGGCTTTAGAAGAATATATTTCGAAATCTTCCCTGGAAGAAGAATGGAAAAAAGACTCAGAATTTAGTAAATTCTACAATCGAGTTCGATTTTTAGAACGCCATGGTGTTTTGGATGTAAAAACCGATCCCAATGATTTAAAACAAAACAGCAAAGAGTGGTTATTTCCTTTTGTGAACTTTGATTCTGGAAAAATTTCCTTGGACAAACTTCCTTATTTAGAAGCATTCAAAGCCTATGTGGGATATGATAAACTAAATTTGATCGATTCCTTTGCGCCAGTATCCATCCAAGTTCCCTCGGGTTCCTTGATTCCTCTGCATTATGATGGTGCCGAACCAGAACTTCATGTCAAATTACAAGAGTTATTTGGTCTAAAATCTTTGCCAAAACTAGCCAATGGAAAAGTGAGTATTCTTGTCCATCTCCTCTCCCCAGCCAGAAGGCCCGTACAAATTACCAAAGATTTAGAAAGTTTCTGGAACCAAGGTTACCATGAGGTTAAAAAAGAATTAAAAGGAAGGTATCCAAAACACCCTTGGCCAGATAAACCTTGGGAAGCCGTTCCAACCAAACAATTAAATCACAACAAACGTTCGTAG
- a CDS encoding methylated-DNA--[protein]-cysteine S-methyltransferase, giving the protein MDSSHKHYEIIKDSIEYVLENFEDQPNLDFLAERVSLSPFHFQKVFRVWAGVSPKEFLQFVTVTHAKRLLKESSILDTTYSLGLSGTGRLHDLFIKLEAMTPGDYKRGGEGMVLQYEVFPSLFGDILLVSSERGIQSLQFLDSFEKDILEIKNEFPNAIWKEGESDLHQKLKDYFQNLIIPETPIPLYVYGTEFQLKVWRSLLKIPMGNLCTYGDIATSIGQSSAQRAVGTAIGKNPIAYLIPCHRVIQTSGLFGGYRWDPNRKRMIIAWEQSKLTSPNNDSHEV; this is encoded by the coding sequence GTGGATTCCAGTCATAAACACTACGAAATTATTAAAGATTCCATTGAATACGTTTTGGAAAATTTTGAAGACCAACCAAACTTGGATTTTTTAGCAGAACGAGTTTCCTTAAGTCCTTTTCATTTTCAAAAGGTATTTCGGGTTTGGGCAGGAGTTTCTCCCAAAGAATTTTTACAATTTGTTACGGTAACGCACGCAAAACGCCTATTAAAAGAATCTTCTATCCTAGATACAACATACTCTCTCGGACTTTCTGGAACGGGAAGGTTACATGATTTATTTATCAAATTAGAGGCAATGACACCAGGTGATTATAAACGTGGAGGTGAGGGAATGGTTCTTCAATATGAAGTATTCCCTTCTCTTTTTGGTGACATCCTACTTGTCTCCTCTGAACGTGGAATCCAATCCCTTCAATTTTTGGATTCTTTCGAAAAGGATATTTTAGAAATCAAAAACGAATTCCCAAATGCAATTTGGAAAGAAGGAGAGTCAGACCTTCATCAAAAACTAAAAGATTACTTTCAAAACCTCATCATTCCTGAAACTCCAATTCCTTTGTATGTATATGGAACTGAATTCCAACTCAAAGTATGGAGATCCCTATTAAAAATACCCATGGGGAATCTTTGTACTTATGGAGATATTGCCACTTCTATAGGGCAATCATCAGCACAAAGGGCTGTAGGCACTGCCATTGGCAAAAATCCAATTGCTTACCTCATTCCTTGTCATAGAGTCATCCAAACTTCAGGTTTATTTGGAGGTTACCGGTGGGATCCAAATAGAAAACGAATGATCATTGCTTGGGAACAGTCGAAACTTACTTCACCAAACAATGATTCGCATGAAGTTTGA
- a CDS encoding lysoplasmalogenase family protein, with the protein MVYYLILTTIPVAIVSGFLIHWFTLREETNPHKRLDHSRGVYLGFSFQILLFAWLLFQLGHARFSYPLYAIGFSFLGDWFNLQFPIAKKQMEDPVLGGIFSFAIAQVFFLLSFWKLTSWNELYTGVLPYLITGALLILPALVFYFRVYNSQRSKWVMVSAFIYGLILCFFVSLCINAYLAFGGVWIYLAIGAGFFLLSDAVMGETTINGTRHPRWEFQVPWVTYLIAQSFLLVGFFLVSHTRHLM; encoded by the coding sequence ATGGTATACTATTTAATTCTCACAACCATTCCTGTAGCCATTGTTTCAGGTTTTTTGATTCATTGGTTTACACTCCGTGAAGAAACAAATCCTCATAAACGACTCGATCATTCCCGTGGAGTTTACTTAGGATTTTCCTTTCAGATCTTACTTTTTGCCTGGTTACTATTTCAATTGGGTCATGCAAGATTTTCATACCCTTTATATGCAATTGGATTTTCGTTTTTAGGAGACTGGTTCAATCTCCAATTCCCCATTGCCAAAAAACAAATGGAAGATCCAGTTCTTGGGGGAATTTTTAGTTTTGCCATTGCCCAAGTATTCTTCCTGTTATCATTTTGGAAATTAACTAGCTGGAATGAATTGTATACAGGTGTTTTGCCTTACTTGATCACGGGAGCTCTACTCATTCTTCCTGCGCTCGTTTTCTATTTCCGAGTGTACAATTCACAAAGATCTAAATGGGTAATGGTTTCGGCCTTTATTTATGGGCTAATTTTATGTTTTTTTGTTTCCTTGTGTATTAACGCATACTTAGCATTTGGTGGAGTTTGGATTTATTTAGCCATTGGTGCTGGATTTTTTCTTTTATCCGATGCAGTAATGGGAGAAACAACCATCAATGGAACAAGACACCCTCGGTGGGAATTCCAAGTTCCTTGGGTGACTTATCTTATTGCACAAAGTTTTTTACTCGTAGGATTCTTTTTAGTTTCTCATACAAGACATTTAATGTAG